CAAGGTGACCCGGGTCGAGATCAAGGCGATCGAGCCGCCGCCGAGCATCCGCGACTCGATGGAGAAGCAGATGCGCGCCGAGCGGGACCGCCGTGCCGCGATCCTCAACGCCGAGGGGCACAAGCAGTCGCAGATCCTCACCGCCGAAGGTGAGAAGCAGGCCGCGGTGCTGCGCGCCGACGGTGACCGGCAGGCCCGGATCCTCCAGGCGGAGGGGCAGGCCAAGGCGGTCCGGACGGTCTTCGACGCGATCCACCAGGCCAACCCGAGCCAGAAGGTGCTTGCTTACCAATACCTCCAGGCGCTGCCGCAGATCGCCAACGGCACGGCCAACAAGGTCTGGATCGTGCCGGCCGAGCTGACCAAGGCCCTGGAGGGCATGGGCGGCGCGCTGGGCGGGCTGGCCGGCATGGTCGGCGACGCCCCGACGTCGGAGGCGAGCAAGACCGCCACCGAGGTCGAGCGGGAGGCCGCCGAGGCGGCCCAGGCCGCGGCCGTCGCGGCGCAGGAGATCCACGACGAGGTACGGGTGGCCGAGGCGCAGGCCACCGGCGGCAACACGCCGCAGGGCCTGCCGGCGCCGGAGCCGGTGTCCCCGGAGACGCTGCTCAGCGACCCGGCGGACCAGCGCGAGCGGGGCTGACCAGCAAATCCGAGAATTGCTCATCCGGCGCCCCGGCGCCTGCCACCATCGGTCTGAAGGACGGTGGTGAGCAGGGCCGGGGCGCCGTCGCGTGGCCCGGGCCGCCCCTGAGGCGAGCGAGGTGACGCATGAAGGAACCGGCGAACCGGCTCTTCTCCGGGACCCCGGTCCCCGGCGCGCACGACCCGGGCGGACCGCTCGGCTCCCGGCGTACCGGCGGGGGTTTCGTGGTCCTGCCGTTCGTCTCCGAGCCGGGGCCGGGCGCGCCGGCCACGGACGCGACCTGGGCTTGGTCGGTCCGCCGGTTCGCCCGCGCGGCGGTGTGGCTGCTGCCGGCGTACGCGGTCCTCTACGGCGTGGTGGCGATGGCCAGCGACGGCGGGGTGGGCAACGACCCGTACCCGGCCGACGGCCAGCCGCTCTACCTGGTCGGCTGGGTGGCGTCGATCTGGCTCGGCCTGCTCGCGTTGCTCGCGCTCACCGGCCTGCTCGCGGCCACCCGCTGCCGGCGGGTGGCGCTGGCCGGGCTGCTCGCCAGCATCGGCGGGATGGTGCTGATGCTGCCGTTCGCCGGGCTGGCCGAGCAGACGCCGGTGTTCGGGCTGACCGCGCGCGGCATCGTGCTGTTCGGGGCGACCTGCTACAGCGTGGGCTGGTTCCTCACCGGGTGGTCGGTGGGCCGGTCGGGCATGTTCTCCTACGGCGACGGGATCATGCTGATGATCGCCGCGCCGCTGCTCGGCCTGGGCGGGGCGTTGATCGGGTCGTTGCAGACGTTCGGCGCGATCTTCGTGCTGGTCGCCGGCATCGGCATCGGCTACCGCAGCGGTCGCCTCGTGCCCGAGACCATCGCCCGGGACGCGGCGAGCGCCAGCGTCGCCACGCCCGCCGGGCCGTCCGGCGGTGCGACTCCCGGTGCCGGCGGCGGTCCGCTCGCCGCCGGCTGACCGGAGGTCCCTACCGCCAGTTCCATCTCTGGTTGTCGGCCGTTCCGCACGTCCAGAGCAGGATCTTCGTGCCGTTCGCGGTGGCCGCCCCGGACGCGTCGACGCACAGGCCGGACTGCGCGCCCCGGATCGTCCCGTCGGAGTTGACGTTCCACTGCTGGTTGGCCTGACCGTTGCAGTCCCAGATGACCACTCTGGTGCCGTTCGTGGTGCCGGCGTTGTACGCGTCGAGGCACTTGTTGCCGTAGATCATGAGCTGCCGGCCGGCGGTGTACGTCCAGGTCTGGTTGCTCGCGCCGGTGCAGTCCCACAGTTGGGCCTGGGTGCCGTTGGTGGTGGCGAAGTTGTTGATGTCCAGGCACCGGCCGGACTGCCGGCCGACGAGCGAACCCGTGCGGGCGCCGCCGCCGGGGTTCTCGGTGCCGGTGACGACGAGCAGGACGGCCTCGCGGGCGGGGACGCTCGCGGTGTAGCTGGTCGTGCGGGCGCCCAGGTCGGTGGCGCTCCACACGTTGCGCACGGTCGCGCTGGCGCCCAGCCCGAGGTCGGCGAAGCGGGTCGTGATGTTCGCCGTCGAGCCGGTGCGGTTGAGCAGCATCACCGCCCGCCGGCCGCCGGTGGCGAGCACCTTGCTGTAGACCTGGAGCCCGGCGGCGTCCTCGGCGACCTTGACGCCCTGGCGGCCCAGCGGGTCCTGGTCGATGGCGACGACCTCCGGGTTGCCGAGGATGGCCCGGGTCTCCGCGGACATGGTGGTGAGGTTGTTGCCGGCGAGCAGTGGGGCGCCGGAGATCGCCCACAGGCTCAGATGGGTGCGGTTCTGGGCCGCGCTGAACCCGGGCATGCCGGCGACGAGCATGTCCGGGTCGTTGTAGTGGCCGACGCTCTGCGCGGCGGGGTGCTGCGCGGAGTCGAAGTTCGCCAGCACGCGGTCCATGGACGGCTGTTGGCCGTAGTAGATGATGTCGCCGCTGGTGCGCCACATGGTGGACATGCCGGGTGCCCAGTCCCACGGGCTCTGCACGCCCCAGTTGCAGACCGACAGCACCATCGGCCGGCCGGTCTGCGCGGTGGCGCGGGCGATCGAGTCGCTGATGGCCTGGTAGGCGGTGCGGGGGTTGAGCCCCTCGGCGGAGCCGCCGCACCAGTCGACCTTGACGAAGTCGAAGCCCCACCGGGAGAACGCCAGGAAGTCCTGGTCGTAGTGGCCCTCGCTGCCCGAGCCGGGCGCCGCCGGCCGGCCGGTCGGGTAGTAGTAGCCGCAGCCGTCGCGGCCGGCGTCGGTGTAGATGCCCGCCTTCAGGCCCTTGCTGTGGATGTAGTCCGCGATGGCGCTCATCCCGCCGGGCCACTCGGCGGTGTCCACGGTGATGTTGCCGGCGGCGTCCCGGGTGCCCTGCCACCAGCCCTCGTCGATGTTGACGTACTCGTAGCCGGCGGCGGCCAGGCCGCTGGACACGAGGCTGTCGACCTGCGCCTTGATCACGTTGTAGTTGATCTTCGCGGCGAACGTGTTCCACGACGCCCACCCCATCGGTGGCCGGCTCACCACCGGCTCGGGTGTCACGGCTGCCGCCTCGGTCGCCGCCTCGGTCGCGGTCGCCTCCGCCGTGGCCGCCCCGGCCGGCGTCGGCGCCACCGCCGTCGCGGCCAGGGCGAGGGCCACGGCCGCCACGACCCGCTCGATCGGACCTCTCATCGGACGTTCCTTCCGGTTCGGGGTGGGTTGGGGGAGCGTGGTTATTGTTAGCGTTAACATAGTTGTGTGTCAATCATGTTGCGTCCGTCACGCGCGCGAACGGACAGGCGGGACACGCGGGGTGATCGGGCGCCAGGCAGCCGCGGTTACCGGTGAATTTGCTGACAACCCGACGCCGAGGGTGGTCGGAACGCCGCTTTCGCGGCAATCCTGGAGTCCATGCCGTCTTCCC
The genomic region above belongs to Micromonospora sp. WMMD1128 and contains:
- a CDS encoding ricin-type beta-trefoil lectin domain protein, producing the protein MRGPIERVVAAVALALAATAVAPTPAGAATAEATATEAATEAAAVTPEPVVSRPPMGWASWNTFAAKINYNVIKAQVDSLVSSGLAAAGYEYVNIDEGWWQGTRDAAGNITVDTAEWPGGMSAIADYIHSKGLKAGIYTDAGRDGCGYYYPTGRPAAPGSGSEGHYDQDFLAFSRWGFDFVKVDWCGGSAEGLNPRTAYQAISDSIARATAQTGRPMVLSVCNWGVQSPWDWAPGMSTMWRTSGDIIYYGQQPSMDRVLANFDSAQHPAAQSVGHYNDPDMLVAGMPGFSAAQNRTHLSLWAISGAPLLAGNNLTTMSAETRAILGNPEVVAIDQDPLGRQGVKVAEDAAGLQVYSKVLATGGRRAVMLLNRTGSTANITTRFADLGLGASATVRNVWSATDLGARTTSYTASVPAREAVLLVVTGTENPGGGARTGSLVGRQSGRCLDINNFATTNGTQAQLWDCTGASNQTWTYTAGRQLMIYGNKCLDAYNAGTTNGTRVVIWDCNGQANQQWNVNSDGTIRGAQSGLCVDASGAATANGTKILLWTCGTADNQRWNWR
- a CDS encoding SPFH domain-containing protein, with translation MEFAAILLIAVAVIVVVTLAKAVRIVPQQRQDVVERLGKYKRTLNPGLNLLVPFVDAVRTKVDLREQVVSFPPQPVITSDNLVVSIDTVLYFKVVDSVRATYEISNFLQAIEQLTVTTLRNVIGSLDLERALTSREEINRHLSGVLDETTGRWGIKVTRVEIKAIEPPPSIRDSMEKQMRAERDRRAAILNAEGHKQSQILTAEGEKQAAVLRADGDRQARILQAEGQAKAVRTVFDAIHQANPSQKVLAYQYLQALPQIANGTANKVWIVPAELTKALEGMGGALGGLAGMVGDAPTSEASKTATEVEREAAEAAQAAAVAAQEIHDEVRVAEAQATGGNTPQGLPAPEPVSPETLLSDPADQRERG